GGCAGACCGAACTGATCCTTGCTCGAATGATCAAGCGTGATGCGGTTGGTTTCCTGCGGCAGATCCTCGCCGACGATCCAGATCCCGGCCATATTGTCATAGCCGTCGATGGCCGAGGTGAACTCGCGCCCCCAAGCACCCGGATCAAGGAAAGCCGCGATAAAGGGCAGGCCGAGCGAGATGGTTTCCATCTCATAACCGCCCGAGAAGCCGCGTTTCGGATCGTGCTCGACCTCGTCCTGAACGATCCCGGCCATGGTCGTGCCGCGCCACATTTTCACGGGCTTTTCAAAGATCGCATAGACCGAGCCGGTGGTGTGGCGCATGTAGTTCCGTCCGACCTGACCCGAGCTATTGGCCAGACCATCGGGGAATTTCTCGGATGCCGAAGCCAGCAGCAGACGCGGGCTTTCGATCGAGTTCCCGGCGACCGAGACGATGCGCGCCTTCTGGAACTGCTCTTTGCCGTCCTTGTCGATATAGCGCACGCCGGTGACCTTGCCGGTCTCGTCATGCTCGATCTTGGTGGCGTGCGAATGGTCGCGCACTTCGAGATTGCCGGTCGCCTCGCCCTTCGGAATATCGGTATAGGCCGCCGACCATTTCGCGCCCCATTTGCAGCCTTGGAAGCAGAAGCCGGTCTGCTGGCAGGCGGGACGGTCGTCGTTTTCGACCGAGTTGATCGCCATATGGCCGGTCGAGACCTTGGAATAGCCGATCGCCTTCGCGCCTTTTTCCAAGACGAGGAAGTTGTTGTTGCCCGGCAGGCCCGGCCAGTCATTGGTGCGGGTCACGCCAAGCTTTTTCTCGGCGCGCTCGTAATAGGGTTCGAG
This genomic stretch from Paracoccus aminophilus JCM 7686 harbors:
- a CDS encoding GMC family oxidoreductase, coding for MADKVAKFAHDDASVVVIIGTGSGGGVLANELAQKGIKVVSLEAGGRYLPEDYINDEWDSFAQLAWTDMRTTSGDWRVARDFANLPAWIVKAVGGTSIHWAGASLRFQPHEFKARSTYGHIEGANLLDWPITLEELEPYYERAEKKLGVTRTNDWPGLPGNNNFLVLEKGAKAIGYSKVSTGHMAINSVENDDRPACQQTGFCFQGCKWGAKWSAAYTDIPKGEATGNLEVRDHSHATKIEHDETGKVTGVRYIDKDGKEQFQKARIVSVAGNSIESPRLLLASASEKFPDGLANSSGQVGRNYMRHTTGSVYAIFEKPVKMWRGTTMAGIVQDEVEHDPKRGFSGGYEMETISLGLPFIAAFLDPGAWGREFTSAIDGYDNMAGIWIVGEDLPQETNRITLDHSSKDQFGLPVANVHYTDHPNDIAMRNHAYEVGEKIYRAAGATRVLPTPPYPSTHNLGTNRMSENPRDGVVNKWGQSHDISNLFVSDGSVFTTSAAENPTLTIVSLAIRQAEYIAAEMEKGTI